The following proteins are encoded in a genomic region of Dyadobacter sp. UC 10:
- a CDS encoding alpha-1,4-glucan--maltose-1-phosphate maltosyltransferase translates to MSNKDGRKRVVITNVGPQVEEGKFPAKRAIGESIVFSADVFGDGHDAVAASVIFKHESDQLWEQIPMYYTLNDRWEASWFPEKTGFYEYRFTGWIDHFTTWKKGLVKKFDARQDIAVELKIGAEILQEAAKLASGEYAAGFERWAELFNTSPDHQAAVNLATGDEIARAISTIRYTDRITVYEQTFLLEVERKKAAFSSWYELFPRSASNQPGRHGTFRDVINLLPKVAKMGFDTLYFPPIHPIGEMKRKGKNNSLVPSATDPGSPWAIGNRLGGHKAVHPELGTLEDFVELVEQAKKLDIEVAMDIAYQCAPDHPYVREHPQWFKWRPDGTVQYAENPPKRYEDILPFDFETQDWENLWIELKSVIDFWIEKGVHVFRIDNPHTKAFGFWQWLISEVRKTNPQVLFLAEAFTRPRVMERLGKIGFNQSYTYFTWRNSKWELEQYMYELTKTDQQYYFRPNFWPNTPDILPHHLVEGGENAHITRFILAATLSSNYGLYGPVYEYGVNTPHPGKEEYTDNEKYEIKQWDWNRYSRTREIITRVNAIRKENTALQTTWNISFAETNNDMVICYMKFDPAENNALLIAVNLDYFNTQGAHIKVPLHLLGIHYDQTYRVSDMLSGEKYYWQGEYNYVQMNPYEMPAHIFKIETLN, encoded by the coding sequence ATGAGCAACAAGGACGGAAGAAAACGGGTGGTAATCACCAATGTCGGCCCCCAAGTTGAAGAAGGCAAATTTCCGGCGAAAAGAGCCATCGGTGAAAGTATCGTTTTTTCTGCGGATGTTTTCGGGGATGGCCATGATGCTGTGGCCGCCAGTGTCATTTTCAAGCACGAATCTGACCAGCTTTGGGAGCAGATTCCCATGTATTATACACTAAACGACCGCTGGGAGGCCAGCTGGTTTCCGGAAAAGACCGGTTTCTACGAGTACCGTTTCACCGGCTGGATCGATCATTTTACAACCTGGAAAAAAGGACTGGTCAAAAAATTCGACGCCCGACAGGATATTGCCGTTGAACTGAAAATAGGTGCTGAAATTTTACAGGAAGCGGCGAAGCTTGCAAGCGGCGAGTATGCTGCCGGTTTTGAGCGATGGGCCGAACTGTTCAATACATCGCCCGACCACCAGGCGGCGGTTAACCTGGCAACAGGAGACGAGATAGCCAGGGCAATCTCCACTATTCGTTACACCGACCGTATTACTGTTTACGAGCAAACCTTCCTATTAGAAGTAGAGCGCAAAAAAGCAGCATTCAGCAGCTGGTATGAGCTTTTTCCAAGATCTGCATCCAATCAGCCCGGCCGGCACGGTACATTCAGAGATGTGATCAACCTCCTTCCGAAGGTTGCCAAAATGGGTTTCGACACCTTATACTTCCCTCCTATTCATCCGATCGGTGAAATGAAAAGGAAGGGCAAAAACAATTCGCTCGTTCCATCAGCCACTGACCCGGGTTCTCCCTGGGCAATCGGAAACAGGCTCGGCGGTCACAAAGCAGTACACCCGGAATTGGGTACGCTGGAAGATTTTGTCGAGCTGGTAGAGCAGGCTAAAAAGCTGGATATTGAAGTTGCAATGGATATTGCCTACCAATGTGCGCCTGATCATCCGTATGTGAGAGAACACCCGCAGTGGTTCAAATGGCGCCCGGACGGAACGGTGCAATATGCCGAGAATCCGCCCAAACGCTATGAAGATATTCTGCCATTTGATTTTGAAACCCAGGATTGGGAAAATCTGTGGATCGAGCTGAAAAGCGTCATTGACTTTTGGATCGAAAAAGGCGTGCATGTTTTTCGCATTGATAACCCGCATACCAAAGCTTTCGGTTTCTGGCAGTGGCTGATTAGCGAGGTCAGAAAAACCAACCCGCAGGTACTGTTTCTCGCCGAAGCATTTACCAGGCCGCGGGTAATGGAACGACTGGGCAAGATCGGTTTCAATCAATCCTACACCTACTTCACCTGGCGAAACAGTAAATGGGAGCTGGAACAATATATGTATGAGCTGACCAAAACGGATCAGCAATATTATTTCCGCCCAAACTTCTGGCCGAATACACCCGATATACTGCCGCACCATTTGGTGGAAGGAGGCGAAAATGCGCATATCACACGGTTTATCCTGGCCGCCACCTTGTCTTCCAATTACGGATTATACGGGCCGGTTTACGAATATGGGGTTAACACGCCGCATCCTGGGAAAGAAGAATACACTGATAATGAGAAATATGAGATAAAGCAATGGGATTGGAACCGGTACAGCCGCACACGTGAAATTATCACCAGGGTTAATGCGATCAGAAAGGAGAATACGGCGCTCCAGACAACATGGAATATCAGTTTTGCAGAAACCAATAATGATATGGTGATCTGTTACATGAAGTTTGATCCCGCCGAAAACAATGCGCTGCTTATCGCCGTCAATCTGGATTACTTCAATACGCAGGGCGCCCATATTAAAGTCCCGCTGCACCTGTTAGGCATTCATTATGATCAGACTTACCGCGTGAGCGACATGCTTAGTGGAGAAAAATACTACTGGCAGGGCGAATACAATTATGTGCAAATGAACCCGTACGAAATGCCGGCACACATTTTCAAAATAGAAACACTCAACTAA
- the treS gene encoding maltose alpha-D-glucosyltransferase, with translation MEYKNELLDKNLHWYKDAIIYELHIKAFKDGNCDGIGDFKGLMEQLDYLQDLGVTAIWLLPFYPSPLRDDGYDIADYYTINPSYGDIAEFKAFLKEAHKRGLKVITELVINHTSDQHPWFQRARKAPKGSAHRNFYVWTDDPKQFKDARIIFQDYEKSNWTWDSEAEQYYWHRFFHHQPDLNYDNPQVQDEIFKIINFWCKMGVDGFRLDAVPYLFERDGTNCENLPETHAYLKKLRKYVDQRYPGTLLLAEANMWPEDSAAYFGDGDECQMNYHFPIMPRMFMSLQMEDRYPLTDIFDQTPAIPENCQWGIFLRNHDELTLEMVTDEERDYMYKVYVKDPKARINLGIRHRLAPLMENNRKKIELLNSLLFTFPGTPIIYYGDEIGMGDNFYLGDRDGVRTPMQWNPDRNAGFSQANPQRLYLPLILDPQYHYESVNVELQSRNSSSLLWWMKRAINTRKKYKAFSRGDIHFLNSENSKVLAFTRTFKDETMLVIANLSRFPQPVELDLDQYKGFQPVEIYSKNKFPSVKDNTPYFFTLEAYACQCFVLEKTHPEIDENQELPLLKLDKWKDLLDAEVIENLENKFLPAYLMKMRWFGGKGKGLDSIKVVSHATIPLGDNPPAYIFLLEASYQNDLPEMYQLPLGFGKEPFSYKVKENCPQAVVARIKIKGEEEGVLFDAIYGLEMQQALILNMGGNEKLNAKDSEIHFTGNKELEAHVRETDKIRPRVLSGEQSNTSITYDGKYFFKLYRKVDRAINPDMEITHYLTHKAQFKNIPAFVGAVEWKYKKDSMVLGMMQEMVSNSTDAWANMLDRLDSFNEKILSGSVIELPELRGTLTEPVAYEDIPEEIRDLLEVTVAEQVALLGTRTGEMHLALASEKDSADFKPEEFSLHYQRSVYSSLQSLVRVAFQSLNRNMKKLTPEVKQEADEVIQMKDEILAELKKVYSHKIDTSKIRIHGDYHLGQVLFTGKDFIILDFEGEPARSYSERRLKRSALRDVAGMLRSFHYAAYGSLYLDNQIREEDIGKLLPYVEQWYHYMSGIFMKAYLDTVNDNPIIPQKKEDLEILIQTFLLQKAIYELNYEVNNRPSWVTVPLRGIKSILKKNEAVTA, from the coding sequence ATGGAATATAAGAACGAATTGCTTGACAAAAATTTGCATTGGTACAAGGATGCAATTATATATGAACTGCACATTAAAGCTTTTAAAGACGGAAACTGTGACGGGATCGGTGATTTTAAAGGCTTGATGGAGCAGCTGGATTATCTTCAGGACCTCGGAGTGACGGCGATCTGGCTTCTGCCATTTTACCCTTCTCCCCTGCGCGACGACGGCTACGATATCGCTGACTACTACACGATCAACCCCTCCTATGGAGATATTGCCGAATTCAAAGCATTTCTCAAAGAAGCGCATAAACGCGGGTTGAAAGTAATTACAGAGCTGGTTATCAATCATACTTCCGACCAGCACCCCTGGTTTCAGCGCGCACGTAAAGCGCCGAAAGGCTCTGCGCACCGCAATTTCTATGTCTGGACCGACGATCCGAAGCAGTTCAAAGATGCGAGGATCATTTTCCAGGATTACGAGAAATCTAACTGGACCTGGGACAGTGAGGCCGAACAATACTACTGGCACCGCTTTTTCCACCACCAGCCCGACCTGAACTACGACAATCCACAGGTACAGGATGAAATTTTCAAAATCATCAACTTCTGGTGTAAAATGGGCGTGGACGGTTTCAGGCTCGATGCTGTTCCCTATCTTTTTGAAAGGGACGGTACCAACTGCGAGAACCTTCCGGAGACGCATGCGTATTTGAAAAAACTCAGAAAATACGTCGACCAGCGCTATCCGGGCACTCTACTATTGGCAGAAGCCAATATGTGGCCGGAAGATTCGGCTGCTTATTTTGGGGATGGTGACGAATGTCAGATGAACTACCATTTTCCGATCATGCCGCGAATGTTTATGTCGCTCCAAATGGAAGACAGGTATCCGCTGACGGATATTTTTGACCAGACTCCTGCTATTCCGGAAAACTGTCAGTGGGGGATATTCTTGAGAAACCACGATGAGCTTACCCTCGAAATGGTCACTGACGAGGAGCGTGATTACATGTATAAGGTATATGTAAAAGACCCCAAAGCGCGTATTAACCTGGGTATCAGGCACCGGCTCGCGCCATTAATGGAAAACAACAGAAAGAAGATCGAGCTGCTCAATTCGCTGCTGTTTACTTTTCCTGGTACCCCGATTATCTATTACGGGGATGAAATCGGGATGGGTGATAATTTTTACCTAGGCGACCGTGACGGGGTAAGAACGCCGATGCAATGGAACCCGGACCGCAACGCGGGATTTTCGCAGGCCAATCCGCAGCGGTTATATCTGCCTTTGATCCTTGACCCGCAGTATCATTATGAGTCTGTCAATGTAGAATTGCAGTCGAGGAATTCGTCATCGCTGCTTTGGTGGATGAAGCGGGCTATTAATACCCGAAAAAAATATAAAGCTTTCAGCCGCGGGGATATTCATTTCCTGAACTCAGAAAATTCAAAGGTACTGGCATTTACACGGACATTTAAGGATGAAACCATGCTGGTAATCGCTAACCTTTCGCGTTTTCCGCAGCCTGTTGAACTCGATCTGGACCAGTACAAGGGTTTTCAGCCCGTGGAAATTTACAGCAAGAACAAGTTTCCGTCTGTGAAAGACAATACCCCTTACTTCTTCACGCTGGAAGCTTATGCCTGCCAATGTTTTGTTTTAGAAAAGACACATCCCGAGATTGACGAAAATCAGGAACTACCGCTTTTGAAACTTGATAAGTGGAAAGATCTGCTCGACGCCGAGGTAATAGAGAACCTTGAAAATAAATTCCTGCCTGCTTATCTGATGAAAATGAGGTGGTTTGGGGGAAAAGGAAAGGGGCTCGACAGTATCAAAGTCGTTTCCCATGCAACTATCCCGCTGGGCGACAATCCTCCGGCTTATATCTTTCTTCTGGAAGCTTCCTATCAGAATGACCTGCCGGAAATGTATCAGTTGCCACTGGGATTCGGCAAAGAACCATTTTCATATAAAGTAAAAGAAAATTGCCCCCAGGCTGTCGTCGCCCGCATTAAAATCAAAGGCGAAGAAGAAGGTGTTTTGTTCGACGCGATATACGGCCTGGAAATGCAGCAGGCCTTGATCCTCAATATGGGCGGCAACGAAAAGCTGAATGCCAAAGACAGTGAAATCCATTTTACCGGTAACAAGGAACTGGAAGCGCATGTCAGGGAAACCGATAAAATCAGGCCGCGGGTACTTTCGGGTGAGCAAAGCAATACCTCTATTACTTACGACGGGAAATACTTTTTCAAATTGTACCGTAAGGTTGACAGGGCTATCAATCCTGACATGGAAATCACGCACTATCTCACCCACAAAGCGCAGTTCAAAAACATTCCCGCATTTGTAGGAGCGGTTGAATGGAAGTACAAAAAGGATTCCATGGTGCTCGGTATGATGCAGGAGATGGTCAGCAATAGTACTGACGCCTGGGCGAATATGCTCGACAGGCTGGATAGTTTTAATGAAAAGATCCTTTCCGGAAGCGTAATTGAGCTGCCTGAGCTCAGAGGAACATTGACAGAACCTGTTGCTTATGAGGATATTCCGGAAGAAATCCGTGATCTGCTGGAAGTGACTGTTGCCGAGCAAGTTGCCTTGCTGGGCACCCGTACTGGCGAAATGCACCTGGCACTTGCTTCGGAAAAAGATTCTGCTGACTTCAAGCCGGAAGAATTTTCACTCCACTACCAACGGTCGGTTTATTCATCGCTGCAATCTTTGGTAAGGGTTGCTTTCCAAAGCCTGAACCGGAACATGAAAAAGTTGACACCGGAAGTGAAGCAGGAAGCAGATGAGGTGATCCAAATGAAAGATGAGATTTTGGCAGAACTTAAGAAAGTGTATTCGCATAAAATTGATACATCCAAGATCCGCATTCATGGTGACTACCATTTGGGACAGGTGCTTTTTACAGGTAAGGACTTCATCATTCTTGATTTTGAGGGCGAACCTGCCAGAAGTTATAGCGAGCGACGTCTGAAACGCTCGGCGCTCCGCGACGTTGCGGGAATGTTGAGATCTTTCCACTATGCGGCTTATGGTAGTCTTTATCTTGACAACCAGATCAGGGAGGAGGATATCGGAAAACTCTTGCCTTATGTGGAGCAATGGTATCATTATATGAGCGGTATTTTCATGAAGGCTTACCTGGACACGGTCAACGACAACCCGATCATCCCGCAGAAAAAAGAAGATCTGGAAATCCTGATTCAGACTTTCCTGCTCCAAAAAGCGATTTATGAACTCAATTATGAGGTAAATAACCGCCCGTCTTGGGTTACGGTGCCGTTGAGGGGAATTAAATCTATTTTAAAAAAGAATGAAGCTGTGACCGCTTAA